The following coding sequences lie in one Silvanigrella aquatica genomic window:
- a CDS encoding laccase domain-containing protein: protein MRLVSHLNVQQNPFYIPDSFMSTFPIETISLDFDPFSTYLPNKSMSIFGLKTGIAYSLNEPLPKTFTVKSYHSNVIVKASDSCPQADAQYVAASNPKLSQILQGKKHLGLQTADCLAVSFVFEEKEHYLGALSHAGWRGFTSGILQNTLEVLKQEALAVGISSEHLLSGLKVHISPAIFGVSYEAGEDTQKALQKHGEILFLKYPKMNYYSECYQSLIDIYQDAKLSSVVENHLLQNQQSCYLPHKIFPDLQLLAAVEFVASGVLHENIEILRENTYNHPTLFSFREATHKKTNRSLRQWTHLCFPSTED from the coding sequence ATGAGACTGGTCTCTCATTTAAATGTACAACAAAACCCGTTTTATATTCCTGACAGCTTTATGAGTACGTTTCCTATCGAAACGATTTCTTTAGATTTTGATCCTTTTTCGACATATTTACCAAATAAAAGTATGTCTATTTTTGGATTAAAAACAGGAATTGCTTATTCCTTGAACGAGCCTTTGCCTAAGACGTTTACTGTGAAATCCTATCACAGTAACGTTATTGTCAAGGCGTCTGACAGCTGTCCTCAGGCCGATGCCCAATACGTTGCTGCTTCTAATCCAAAATTATCTCAAATTCTTCAAGGTAAAAAACATTTAGGACTGCAAACGGCGGATTGTCTTGCGGTGTCGTTTGTTTTTGAAGAGAAAGAACACTATTTGGGAGCACTAAGTCATGCGGGTTGGCGCGGCTTTACTTCAGGTATTTTGCAAAATACGCTTGAAGTGTTAAAGCAAGAAGCTCTTGCTGTAGGAATATCTTCAGAGCATCTTTTATCAGGTTTAAAAGTTCATATTTCTCCTGCTATTTTTGGTGTGAGTTATGAAGCAGGTGAGGATACTCAGAAAGCTTTGCAAAAGCATGGTGAAATTTTATTTTTGAAGTACCCCAAAATGAATTATTATTCCGAGTGCTATCAGAGCCTTATTGATATTTATCAAGATGCAAAACTGTCTTCTGTGGTCGAAAATCATCTTTTGCAAAATCAGCAGTCCTGCTACTTGCCGCATAAAATTTTTCCAGACTTACAGCTTTTGGCCGCTGTCGAGTTTGTTGCTTCTGGGGTTTTGCATGAAAATATTGAGATTTTAAGGGAAAATACATATAATCATCCCACTCTTTTTAGTTTTCGTGAGGCAACTCATAAAAAAACGAACAGAAGTTTGCGGCAGTGGACACACCTTTGTTTTCCTTCCACAGAGGATTGA
- the secE gene encoding preprotein translocase subunit SecE, translating to MNEVSQVAYRYAALFYGIIAAYFWYIFYSLWGFLGKNYFPQDVSSVLSIQNSHFHTVNIIVATVLTLAVTVVLVLNRKLKDFIVDVGDELSRVAWPTLKEAQKTTAIVIALVIVSSIVLFFADTVFLRVINLIMNTAA from the coding sequence ATGAATGAAGTTTCTCAGGTAGCATATCGTTATGCGGCTCTTTTCTATGGAATTATTGCAGCATATTTTTGGTATATTTTTTATTCTTTATGGGGTTTTCTTGGAAAAAACTATTTTCCACAAGACGTTTCCAGTGTATTAAGTATCCAGAACAGTCACTTTCACACAGTTAACATTATTGTGGCAACAGTTTTAACTCTTGCTGTGACGGTCGTACTGGTTCTCAATCGTAAGCTCAAAGATTTTATTGTCGACGTTGGCGATGAGCTTTCCCGTGTTGCTTGGCCAACACTCAAAGAAGCTCAAAAAACCACTGCAATTGTGATAGCTCTTGTAATCGTTTCTTCCATTGTCTTGTTTTTTGCAGATACTGTATTTTTAAGAGTTATTAATCTTATTATGAACACAGCGGCGTAA
- the nusG gene encoding transcription termination/antitermination protein NusG, which yields MADPKVNEIDSSVKPTSFTHERFKWYAVLTQSGMEKKAKATLEERIKKLKMTDYFGQILIPTMTVERIDEGGKKKKVEQKMMPGYLFVQMDPEHKPTFGCVKDTPKISSFIGSAANQDPKPVPDEEISRIFNRAAEATKAAPAKPLTAFEKGEKVKVIDGPFTNFVGDIDEVKADKMKLRLLISVFGRATPVELEFSKVEKLRDGE from the coding sequence ATGGCAGATCCCAAAGTAAATGAAATTGATTCTTCTGTAAAACCCACTTCTTTCACTCATGAAAGATTCAAGTGGTATGCTGTGTTGACGCAATCAGGCATGGAAAAAAAAGCCAAAGCAACACTAGAAGAACGTATTAAAAAATTAAAAATGACTGATTATTTTGGACAAATTCTAATTCCAACAATGACAGTAGAACGCATTGATGAAGGCGGAAAAAAGAAAAAAGTTGAGCAAAAAATGATGCCTGGCTATCTGTTTGTTCAGATGGATCCAGAACATAAACCGACTTTTGGTTGTGTTAAGGATACACCTAAAATTTCTTCCTTTATTGGTTCAGCGGCAAATCAGGATCCCAAGCCTGTGCCTGACGAAGAAATCAGTCGTATTTTCAACCGTGCTGCGGAAGCAACGAAGGCTGCTCCCGCTAAGCCTTTGACAGCATTTGAAAAAGGTGAAAAAGTTAAGGTTATTGACGGTCCTTTTACAAACTTTGTGGGTGATATCGATGAAGTGAAAGCGGATAAAATGAAGCTTCGCTTGCTCATTTCCGTATTTGGTCGCGCTACGCCCGTTGAGCTTGAATTCAGTAAGGTGGAAAAGCTCAGAGATGGTGAGTAA
- a CDS encoding tetratricopeptide repeat protein, with protein sequence MSNILELSTDLSFLIIDESESFRDIMSSGIRSLGFKNVNQASSAIVALQLLKSKPIQFVICELEMPDFNGIELLKEIRDSSDINRTAFLMISKDAKREDISLLGEYEIDGYLKKPFSFQALAQKIPNCMQNYNNPNTAEKLFQEAKLFLNKGELVGALAKFETLLRKSPNSCRARVGMAICYRKMKNNPKAESLCKQAIEKNEFFVQSFDEIGRIYMSMNRVQDAVHFFKKAVSLSPNNPLRFERIANLLIEHERFKEAESFLEEAIGGGVVYINIYEQYGKTLFYQKKLEKAALYFEKSLRHDPNNRSIINLMGICLKDLNRYEDALKYYNMAIKAFPTDAKVLFNKGLCYFEMKNYEKAKKMFEYILKLDPDNQKSIKKLEEIANLIRK encoded by the coding sequence ATGTCTAACATACTTGAATTATCTACTGATCTTTCCTTTCTAATCATAGATGAGAGTGAGTCATTTCGTGATATTATGTCAAGTGGAATCAGAAGTCTTGGGTTTAAAAATGTAAATCAAGCTTCTTCAGCAATAGTTGCGCTTCAATTATTAAAATCAAAACCTATTCAATTTGTTATTTGTGAACTAGAAATGCCAGATTTTAATGGAATTGAATTGTTAAAAGAAATTCGAGATTCCTCTGATATCAATAGAACTGCTTTTTTAATGATTAGTAAAGATGCTAAAAGAGAAGACATTTCATTGCTTGGGGAATATGAAATTGATGGGTATTTAAAAAAACCATTTTCATTTCAGGCATTGGCGCAAAAAATACCAAACTGCATGCAAAATTATAATAATCCCAATACAGCAGAAAAATTATTTCAGGAAGCAAAATTATTTTTAAATAAGGGTGAATTAGTTGGGGCACTTGCAAAATTTGAAACGCTTTTAAGAAAATCTCCCAATTCCTGTCGCGCCCGAGTGGGGATGGCCATTTGTTATCGAAAAATGAAAAACAATCCCAAAGCAGAGTCATTATGCAAGCAAGCCATAGAAAAAAATGAATTTTTTGTGCAGTCATTTGATGAAATTGGTCGTATATATATGTCAATGAACAGAGTTCAAGATGCTGTTCATTTTTTTAAAAAAGCTGTTTCTTTAAGTCCCAATAATCCATTAAGGTTTGAAAGAATAGCAAATTTGCTTATTGAGCATGAAAGATTTAAAGAAGCAGAATCTTTTTTAGAAGAAGCCATTGGTGGTGGTGTGGTTTACATAAATATATATGAGCAATATGGAAAAACGTTATTCTACCAAAAAAAATTAGAAAAAGCAGCATTATATTTTGAAAAATCACTTAGACATGATCCAAATAATAGAAGTATTATAAATTTAATGGGAATATGCTTGAAAGATTTAAATAGGTATGAAGACGCATTAAAATATTATAATATGGCAATAAAAGCTTTTCCAACCGATGCAAAAGTGCTATTCAATAAAGGACTTTGTTACTTTGAAATGAAAAACTACGAAAAAGCAAAAAAAATGTTTGAATATATTTTAAAGTTAGATCCAGATAATCAAAAATCAATTAAAAAACTAGAAGAAATTGCAAATTTAATTCGTAAGTAA
- a CDS encoding lysophospholipid acyltransferase family protein — MQDQDHSQVSTDLINLEDTSSKKTSVFVKYTEERLLLQKVISFLLLIPFCYSIIFIFKYILRYRIENAKLIRKKFQEIIREPSPLIICANHLTFIDSCLIIWALAPNYWYQFNYKYFSWNLPAGDFFGKKRRYRMIAFLTKCIFIHRDASPTHHNEILNICKRLLLKGEIITIFPEGKRSRSGRFDPSKMTYGVGKIIQSVPECRVLCIYVRGDKQETYSNYPLKNSNFYISMNIVTPKTALSGREGCSQIVTQIAKEIKSQEDKYFHSRRAGVINRNDIIQTHQQGTKDF, encoded by the coding sequence ATGCAGGATCAAGATCATTCGCAAGTTTCGACCGACCTTATCAATTTAGAAGACACCTCGTCCAAAAAAACCTCGGTTTTTGTAAAATACACCGAGGAAAGACTGCTTTTGCAAAAAGTCATCAGTTTTCTGCTGCTCATACCATTTTGCTATTCTATTATATTTATTTTCAAATACATACTGAGATATCGTATTGAAAATGCTAAATTAATTAGAAAGAAATTCCAAGAAATCATTCGAGAGCCATCCCCTCTCATTATTTGCGCCAATCACCTCACATTCATAGATTCTTGCCTTATTATATGGGCACTCGCTCCTAATTATTGGTACCAATTTAACTATAAATACTTCTCATGGAATCTACCTGCTGGCGACTTTTTTGGCAAAAAAAGACGCTACCGAATGATTGCTTTTCTAACCAAATGTATTTTTATCCACAGGGATGCCTCACCAACGCACCACAATGAAATTCTTAATATTTGCAAAAGACTGCTCTTAAAAGGAGAAATTATCACCATTTTTCCAGAAGGAAAGAGAAGTCGCAGCGGACGGTTTGACCCCTCGAAAATGACCTATGGCGTGGGTAAAATTATTCAAAGCGTTCCTGAGTGCCGCGTTCTTTGCATATACGTTAGAGGAGATAAGCAAGAAACCTACTCAAACTATCCCTTAAAAAATTCAAACTTTTATATTTCCATGAATATTGTTACTCCTAAGACGGCACTTTCTGGCCGTGAGGGTTGCTCACAAATTGTCACGCAGATTGCTAAAGAAATTAAGAGCCAGGAAGATAAATACTTTCATTCAAGACGCGCAGGAGTGATAAATCGCAATGATATTATCCAAACTCATCAACAAGGCACCAAAGACTTTTAA
- a CDS encoding ParB-like protein has protein sequence MANNKNIIVNISSYFVFSSIFVSCVSINENSKETHQNKQTFCLDMSLNNPQKYPVCSDKSLENQICALTLSQLKPTQFNFGKEYVEQMYERFKPSIENTQQFLCSKPVSIVIGPKVLPGFFLTDGHHRMKMIEQFENESGNQFTILVQVAQNFKKSSPDMNKTEFWNVMLSNNDVYLKDNGVVKTTEELPVSLQHLTNDPYRSLTAFIADDRSKFCFDKSLPSYGNFAEFYWGDYFRSFANLEEYNDYSDYKLYKNKILYFNNQKTGKRENICKLQQAENLPGYTDKDNEPSLVLDYLYQEPMPKNFRTTNDYFKINGINKKGLKNLNASGSAQFSQEGLEWIINNTSKNLIVIDLRQESHGFINGNPVSWLAPLNWANIDKSKNNIIIDESVRLKELNFQKVIELPLSQNYKDGTLEQENFIRFDINTVLREDEVAQKLSVGYRRFTVRDRLKPSDEEVESFLKFYKTLNSDTWLHFHCKAGKGRTTTFLAMYDMLKNADTVSLEDIIHRHASVEPHTDLFSIQKEYKKDLLIERKEFLINFHKYAKALKKGYKGSWKSWITLNS, from the coding sequence GTGGCTAATAATAAAAATATAATAGTAAATATTTCGTCTTATTTTGTTTTTTCATCAATTTTTGTAAGTTGTGTATCCATAAATGAGAATAGCAAAGAGACGCATCAAAATAAACAGACTTTTTGTCTTGATATGAGTCTCAATAATCCTCAAAAATATCCTGTTTGCTCTGATAAATCTTTGGAAAATCAAATATGTGCCCTAACTTTGTCACAATTAAAACCAACTCAATTTAATTTTGGCAAAGAATATGTTGAACAAATGTATGAAAGATTTAAGCCTAGTATTGAAAATACGCAGCAGTTTTTATGCTCCAAGCCCGTGAGTATCGTGATTGGGCCTAAAGTATTACCCGGATTTTTTCTTACTGATGGTCATCATCGCATGAAAATGATTGAGCAGTTTGAAAATGAAAGCGGCAATCAGTTCACGATTCTAGTACAAGTAGCTCAAAACTTCAAAAAAAGCTCTCCAGATATGAATAAAACAGAGTTTTGGAATGTCATGCTAAGTAACAATGATGTTTATTTAAAAGATAATGGGGTTGTAAAAACAACGGAAGAACTTCCTGTTAGTTTGCAACACTTAACTAATGATCCTTACCGCTCCTTAACAGCTTTTATTGCAGATGATAGGAGTAAATTTTGCTTTGATAAATCCTTACCATCTTACGGAAATTTTGCAGAATTTTATTGGGGAGATTATTTTCGCAGTTTTGCTAATTTAGAAGAGTACAATGACTATTCTGATTATAAATTATATAAAAATAAAATCCTTTATTTTAATAATCAAAAAACAGGTAAAAGAGAAAATATTTGTAAATTGCAACAAGCAGAAAATTTACCAGGCTATACTGATAAAGATAATGAGCCTTCGTTGGTTCTCGATTATTTATATCAAGAACCTATGCCAAAAAACTTTAGGACAACAAATGATTACTTTAAAATAAATGGAATAAATAAAAAAGGATTAAAAAATTTAAATGCTTCCGGAAGTGCTCAATTTTCACAAGAGGGTTTAGAATGGATTATAAATAATACTTCTAAAAATCTCATTGTTATCGATTTAAGACAAGAATCACATGGTTTTATAAATGGCAATCCGGTGAGTTGGCTTGCTCCCTTGAATTGGGCAAATATTGATAAATCTAAAAATAATATTATTATTGATGAATCTGTTCGTTTAAAAGAATTAAATTTTCAAAAAGTAATAGAATTACCTTTGTCTCAAAACTATAAAGATGGTACTTTAGAGCAAGAAAACTTTATCAGATTTGATATCAATACAGTCTTACGAGAAGATGAAGTTGCTCAAAAATTGAGTGTGGGTTATAGGCGCTTTACGGTACGCGATCGTTTAAAACCTTCTGATGAAGAAGTGGAATCCTTTCTTAAATTTTATAAAACTTTAAATTCGGATACATGGCTTCATTTTCATTGCAAAGCAGGAAAAGGAAGAACAACAACTTTTTTAGCAATGTACGATATGTTAAAAAATGCAGATACTGTTTCTTTAGAAGATATTATTCATAGGCATGCTTCGGTGGAACCTCATACCGATCTTTTTTCAATTCAAAAAGAATATAAAAAAGATCTCTTAATTGAAAGAAAAGAGTTTTTAATCAATTTTCACAAATACGCGAAAGCTTTAAAAAAAGGATATAAGGGGTCTTGGAAAAGTTGGATAACATTAAATAGTTAA
- the rlmB gene encoding 23S rRNA (guanosine(2251)-2'-O)-methyltransferase RlmB has protein sequence MVFKKRESSSSKSKHSPKAEKPDKRSSSKSDRYAGTARPQRDERAERPERSTRPERSTRPERSTRPERSSRPERSSRPERSTRPERSSRPERSSRPERSTRPERSSRPERSTRPERSEFRDSSQERAQRPEKKDFAPAKFRKAPPKELFIWGRRTVEAFLANLHQAGNADGSKYALHIIVDKAHKAPSQLKPSVESAQLLGIKIVPHDSAEETWPLADASEDLNHQRVCLKIPEYPVQNIVEAINVVKAANENAAHGCVGVVLDQVQDPRNFGAIIRSAAFFGLKFVIYATDRQADISSLVLKTSAGGAFSLSLIPTVNINRALQQLKEAGCWVVGTALTETAVSLKELPKDRTWVAVLGNEGKGLRPEIMKNCDYVAKVPGGQGTVDSLNVSVAAGVLFHSLT, from the coding sequence ATGGTTTTTAAGAAAAGAGAGAGCTCAAGCTCCAAGTCGAAACATTCTCCAAAGGCAGAAAAGCCTGATAAAAGAAGTTCTTCAAAGTCTGATAGATATGCGGGTACTGCTAGACCTCAAAGAGATGAGAGAGCTGAGCGTCCAGAAAGATCAACAAGGCCAGAAAGATCAACAAGGCCAGAAAGATCAACAAGGCCAGAAAGATCATCAAGGCCAGAAAGATCATCAAGGCCAGAAAGATCAACAAGGCCAGAAAGATCATCAAGGCCAGAAAGATCATCAAGGCCAGAAAGATCAACAAGGCCAGAAAGATCATCAAGGCCAGAAAGATCAACAAGGCCAGAAAGATCAGAGTTTAGAGATTCTTCTCAGGAAAGAGCACAAAGGCCAGAAAAAAAAGATTTTGCGCCTGCAAAATTTAGAAAAGCACCTCCTAAAGAACTTTTCATTTGGGGAAGAAGAACGGTTGAAGCTTTTCTTGCGAATTTACACCAAGCAGGAAATGCTGATGGCTCTAAATATGCACTGCATATTATTGTAGACAAAGCTCATAAAGCACCTTCTCAATTAAAGCCCTCAGTCGAGTCTGCGCAATTATTAGGAATTAAAATTGTTCCTCACGATTCTGCTGAAGAGACATGGCCTTTGGCAGATGCATCTGAAGACTTAAATCATCAACGCGTTTGCCTTAAAATTCCTGAATATCCTGTGCAAAATATTGTGGAAGCCATCAATGTTGTGAAAGCAGCTAATGAAAACGCGGCGCATGGTTGCGTGGGAGTTGTTCTTGATCAAGTTCAAGACCCTCGTAATTTTGGTGCTATCATCCGCAGTGCCGCCTTTTTTGGATTAAAATTTGTTATTTACGCTACAGATAGACAAGCAGACATCTCCTCTTTGGTATTAAAAACCTCGGCGGGTGGGGCTTTTTCGCTCTCATTAATTCCTACTGTGAACATCAATCGCGCTTTACAGCAATTGAAAGAGGCGGGTTGCTGGGTTGTGGGTACAGCTCTGACGGAAACTGCGGTATCATTGAAGGAATTGCCTAAAGATAGAACATGGGTTGCCGTATTGGGTAATGAAGGTAAAGGCTTGCGTCCTGAAATTATGAAAAACTGTGACTATGTTGCCAAGGTACCTGGTGGTCAGGGAACGGTTGATTCCCTTAATGTCAGTGTTGCGGCTGGTGTATTATTTCACTCTCTTACGTAA
- a CDS encoding FAD-binding oxidoreductase, whose protein sequence is MMKWWGWGDPQKTFPMDDKPNLWNWIGNKLHIKENKKISEPVLRSQVIISQANINEDFLQEISNQLEKNQIFITDEERLLHSYGKSYADLFYVRKGIVKKSPDIVIYPKSHEEVEVIMKLAHAHNVCVIPFGGGTNIVGGVDPRDQTVTSKGARSIVSLDMKFMNKVMSFDPQSQTAVIQGGALGPDLEMQLGEKGWSLGHYPDSFEYSTLGGWLATRSAGMQSDAYGKIEDMLVSLKMVTPTGTVVTRTTPASSAGPDLNRFIVGSEGILGVITEATMRIHRAPEVKDYKGFLFPSFEKGVEAIRECIDKNWIPSMIRLQDAGETQLALNMKSPKKGLEAIIQKQIKRFLMATGYQKPCIMIVGFEGDFKNTQTIGQEAVKILKKHRGFSLGKSVGKTWSKDKFNVPYLRDYMMDYAVMVDVAETAAVWSKLLTVYNKTIEEVTSRFQDEGDGAGYIGCHISHTYKTGACLYFTYGAKQTVGKEMEQYYSYKKLITDTFLKNGATLTHHHAVGYEHSPWMETEVSATGLRALKAVKDALDPKNICNPGKVLPVEDEMRLGVFGIDAPEVVHQSKARAKKRSGQVSRNLNENTIG, encoded by the coding sequence ATGATGAAATGGTGGGGTTGGGGAGATCCGCAAAAAACATTTCCCATGGACGATAAACCTAATTTATGGAACTGGATTGGTAATAAACTTCATATTAAAGAAAATAAAAAAATATCAGAACCTGTGTTAAGGTCACAGGTCATCATTTCTCAGGCAAATATTAATGAAGATTTTTTACAAGAAATTTCAAATCAATTAGAAAAAAATCAAATTTTTATTACCGATGAGGAAAGACTTCTTCATTCCTATGGAAAATCTTATGCCGATTTATTTTATGTGAGAAAAGGAATTGTAAAAAAATCACCTGATATTGTGATATATCCAAAATCCCATGAAGAAGTCGAAGTGATTATGAAATTGGCTCATGCTCATAATGTGTGCGTGATTCCTTTTGGTGGTGGTACCAATATTGTAGGAGGCGTCGATCCCCGTGATCAAACTGTCACTTCAAAAGGGGCTCGCAGCATTGTTTCTTTAGATATGAAATTCATGAATAAAGTGATGTCATTTGATCCCCAATCTCAGACTGCCGTGATACAGGGCGGGGCTTTGGGACCCGATTTGGAAATGCAATTGGGTGAAAAAGGTTGGTCGTTAGGGCATTATCCCGATTCTTTCGAATATTCGACTTTAGGAGGTTGGCTTGCCACGCGCTCTGCGGGAATGCAATCCGATGCCTATGGAAAAATTGAAGACATGCTTGTTTCGTTAAAAATGGTGACTCCGACAGGAACTGTTGTGACGAGAACAACTCCGGCATCAAGTGCAGGCCCCGATTTAAACCGATTTATCGTTGGCTCTGAAGGAATACTTGGTGTTATTACAGAAGCGACCATGCGCATTCATAGGGCTCCTGAGGTGAAAGATTATAAAGGATTCTTATTTCCTTCCTTTGAAAAGGGTGTGGAAGCCATACGCGAATGCATCGATAAAAATTGGATTCCGAGCATGATTCGTCTGCAAGATGCTGGAGAGACACAACTGGCTTTAAATATGAAATCTCCTAAAAAAGGACTGGAAGCCATCATTCAAAAGCAAATCAAAAGATTTCTTATGGCGACAGGATATCAGAAGCCTTGCATTATGATCGTCGGATTTGAAGGGGATTTTAAAAATACCCAAACGATAGGTCAAGAAGCTGTTAAAATACTAAAGAAACACAGAGGATTTTCATTAGGAAAAAGTGTTGGAAAAACATGGTCAAAAGATAAATTTAATGTTCCTTATTTGCGCGACTATATGATGGATTATGCCGTTATGGTGGATGTTGCCGAAACAGCGGCTGTGTGGTCTAAATTATTAACTGTTTATAATAAAACAATTGAAGAAGTCACAAGTCGTTTTCAAGACGAAGGTGATGGGGCTGGGTATATTGGTTGTCATATTTCGCATACCTATAAAACAGGTGCTTGCCTTTATTTTACATATGGCGCAAAACAAACCGTTGGTAAGGAAATGGAACAATATTATAGTTACAAAAAATTAATCACAGATACCTTTTTGAAAAATGGTGCTACTTTAACTCATCATCATGCCGTTGGTTATGAGCATTCTCCTTGGATGGAAACGGAGGTTTCCGCAACAGGATTGAGAGCTTTAAAGGCTGTCAAAGATGCCTTAGATCCTAAAAATATTTGTAATCCAGGAAAAGTTCTGCCTGTTGAAGATGAAATGCGTTTAGGTGTGTTTGGAATTGACGCCCCTGAAGTTGTTCACCAAAGCAAGGCTCGAGCTAAGAAGAGAAGTGGGCAAGTGAGTCGCAATTTGAACGAAAATACGATTGGTTAA
- a CDS encoding PilZ domain-containing protein, whose amino-acid sequence MGLDENNASEQRNAERFKSSIPVLIQKKGLSGTCECTLLNISTNGFSVRIENGKLNINVGDDFFLIIDPKLFDIEELNKIKINSICKRIESNMIVVGAEFTHNVRIVNEMIKLISNYFEKINENDY is encoded by the coding sequence ATGGGATTAGATGAAAATAATGCTTCTGAGCAAAGAAATGCGGAACGTTTTAAAAGTAGTATTCCGGTCTTAATTCAAAAAAAAGGGTTAAGTGGAACATGTGAATGTACATTATTAAATATTTCTACAAACGGATTTTCAGTAAGAATAGAAAATGGTAAATTAAATATAAATGTAGGTGATGATTTTTTTTTAATAATAGATCCTAAATTATTTGATATAGAAGAATTAAATAAAATAAAAATAAACTCAATTTGTAAAAGAATAGAGTCAAATATGATTGTTGTAGGCGCAGAATTTACACATAATGTTAGAATTGTTAATGAAATGATAAAGCTTATATCGAACTATTTTGAAAAAATCAATGAAAATGATTATTGA
- a CDS encoding SDR family NAD(P)-dependent oxidoreductase, with the protein MILSKLINKAPKTFNTTRKPIALITGASSGIGQALSYHFASKGYDIVTVARDNQRLQEIKSILLAKYNSQVYVCAVDLTKSNSIQIIKDFLIHENLEINALVNNAGFGIHGSFEETDLNSEIDMIQVQINTTLALTKLVLPMMQTKKSGYILNVGSVYSFAPVPFQSVYGACKSFLLSFSNSLAFENKKYGIKVTALCPGITQTEFRMRSNVGRHKISNKKSIKNSKPTGMSAEQVAEQGYNALMKGDIIAIPGLTNRIFVQIATHLPTSLLSSSLALVNNFRGVNSKHT; encoded by the coding sequence ATGATATTATCCAAACTCATCAACAAGGCACCAAAGACTTTTAACACAACCAGAAAACCGATAGCGCTCATTACAGGAGCTTCAAGTGGTATCGGACAAGCCCTATCTTATCACTTTGCGAGCAAGGGATATGATATTGTAACTGTAGCTCGGGACAACCAACGACTACAAGAAATAAAATCAATTCTTTTAGCAAAATATAACTCACAAGTTTATGTTTGTGCCGTTGATCTTACAAAATCAAATTCCATTCAAATTATTAAAGATTTTTTAATTCATGAAAACTTAGAAATTAATGCTTTAGTTAACAATGCTGGTTTTGGAATTCATGGTTCCTTTGAAGAAACAGATTTAAACAGCGAAATAGACATGATCCAAGTCCAAATTAACACTACATTAGCTTTAACGAAACTTGTTCTTCCCATGATGCAAACTAAAAAATCGGGATATATTTTAAACGTGGGATCAGTTTATTCCTTTGCGCCTGTTCCTTTTCAATCTGTCTACGGAGCGTGCAAATCTTTTTTACTGTCATTTTCCAATTCGCTAGCATTTGAAAATAAAAAATATGGAATAAAAGTAACAGCACTATGTCCTGGAATCACACAAACTGAATTTAGAATGCGCTCAAATGTAGGAAGACATAAAATTTCAAATAAAAAGAGTATTAAGAATTCGAAACCAACAGGAATGAGCGCGGAACAAGTAGCGGAACAAGGTTACAACGCACTTATGAAAGGTGATATTATTGCTATTCCAGGATTAACCAATCGTATTTTCGTTCAAATTGCGACTCACTTGCCCACTTCTCTTCTTAGCTCGAGCCTTGCTTTGGTGAACAACTTCAGGGGCGTCAATTCCAAACACACCTAA